From a region of the Myxococcus stipitatus genome:
- a CDS encoding DUF6585 family protein, translating to MKRSHPLVFPTSQVYWFIAGLVLVYLVVAVCLAPAGIYLVSRGFVTAFLRYHAAPVILLLGGPCGIYLMVWRASDVFAWMLSPRVLEWDVTGFQVGDTRVAWRDITEIVEQYNLDRVVLRHRSGKYKLRLNLWRDSERLHEVVWERVVPPLLRRVEEEVAAGEEVAFGPVRLSSEGLTYKRRLMRWEDIENIRVQNEHDQGVSSREVIIDADGKTQKIDESKLVNAPVLLAYLSGRLAG from the coding sequence GTGAAGCGCTCGCATCCGCTCGTCTTTCCCACGTCCCAGGTCTACTGGTTCATCGCGGGCCTTGTGCTCGTCTACCTGGTGGTGGCGGTGTGCCTGGCGCCCGCGGGCATCTACCTGGTGTCGCGCGGGTTCGTGACCGCGTTCCTCCGCTACCACGCCGCGCCCGTCATCCTGCTGTTGGGGGGGCCCTGCGGCATCTACCTGATGGTGTGGCGGGCCAGCGACGTCTTCGCCTGGATGCTCTCGCCGCGCGTGCTCGAGTGGGACGTGACGGGGTTCCAGGTGGGGGACACTCGCGTCGCGTGGCGGGACATCACGGAGATTGTGGAGCAGTACAACCTCGACCGCGTCGTGCTGCGGCACCGCTCGGGGAAGTACAAGCTCCGGCTCAACCTCTGGCGTGACTCGGAGCGGCTGCACGAGGTGGTGTGGGAGCGGGTCGTCCCACCGCTCTTGCGGCGGGTGGAGGAGGAGGTGGCCGCCGGCGAGGAGGTCGCCTTCGGCCCCGTGCGGCTCAGTTCGGAGGGGCTGACCTACAAGCGCAGGCTCATGCGCTGGGAAGACATCGAGAACATCCGCGTCCAGAACGAGCATGACCAGGGCGTGTCGTCACGCGAGGTCATCATCGACGCGGACGGGAAGACCCAGAAGATCGACGAGAGCAAGCTCGTCAACGCGCCAGTCCTGCTGGCCTACCTGTCGGGGCGCCTCGCCGGCTGA